The Fimbriimonas ginsengisoli Gsoil 348 genome window below encodes:
- a CDS encoding UDP-glucuronic acid decarboxylase family protein, producing MRAVVTGGAGFLGSHLVDRLLKEGWDHIVVLDNLITGSTDNIAHLAGDGRVRFIKHNVSDYIYVDGPVDFVFHFASPASPDDFKKHPIPVLKVGSLGTHNALGLAKAKGAKFMLASTSEVYGDPLISPQPETYWGNVNPVGPRAVYDEAKRFAEAMTMAYRHFHNVDTRIVRFFNTYGPRMRLDDGRVVPNFVKQALLGEPITVYGDGSQTRSFGYYEDTIDGVYRLASSDYHEPVNIGTEEERTILQFAKEVIAVTGSKSEIVHVPAAQDDPKQRRPDLTRARTILGYEYKTSLTDGLTKTVEYFQGRLGAERGTGF from the coding sequence ATGCGAGCCGTTGTTACCGGGGGCGCCGGGTTTCTAGGGTCCCACCTCGTCGATCGTCTCCTGAAAGAGGGGTGGGACCACATCGTCGTGCTTGACAATTTGATCACGGGAAGCACCGACAACATCGCGCACCTCGCCGGCGACGGGCGAGTCCGGTTCATCAAGCACAACGTCTCGGACTACATTTACGTGGATGGCCCCGTCGACTTCGTCTTCCACTTCGCCAGCCCCGCCAGCCCGGATGACTTTAAGAAACATCCGATCCCGGTCTTGAAAGTCGGGTCGCTGGGCACCCACAACGCGCTCGGCCTCGCGAAGGCGAAAGGGGCGAAGTTCATGCTCGCCTCGACCAGCGAGGTGTATGGCGATCCGCTTATTTCGCCGCAACCGGAAACTTACTGGGGGAACGTCAACCCGGTCGGCCCGCGGGCAGTGTACGACGAGGCGAAACGGTTTGCGGAAGCGATGACGATGGCGTACCGCCACTTCCACAACGTGGACACCCGCATCGTCCGTTTCTTCAACACGTACGGCCCCCGCATGCGCCTCGACGATGGGCGGGTGGTTCCGAACTTTGTAAAGCAGGCGCTCTTGGGCGAACCGATCACCGTATACGGGGATGGAAGCCAGACCCGCTCTTTCGGTTATTACGAAGACACGATCGACGGCGTCTACCGATTGGCGTCAAGCGACTACCACGAGCCGGTGAATATCGGCACGGAAGAGGAGCGGACGATCCTGCAGTTCGCCAAAGAAGTGATCGCGGTGACCGGATCGAAGAGCGAAATCGTCCACGTTCCGGCCGCCCAAGACGACCCGAAACAGCGCCGTCCGGACCTAACCCGAGCTCGTACTATCCTTGGCTACGAATACAAGACTTCCCTAACGGACGGGTTGACTAAGACGGTCGAGTATTTCCAAGGCCGGCTGGGCGCCGAACGTGGCACTGGCTTCTAG
- the cysK gene encoding cysteine synthase A, translating to MKLNSILEGIGNSPHLRINRLFGDRAEVWTKLERANPGGSIKDRIGLAMIEDAERRGIIDKDTVLVEPTSGNTGIGLALVAAVKGYQLVLVMPESMSIERRRLMAAYGAKLDLTPREKGMKGAIERANQLAAELPKAWIPGQFDNEANIEVHKRTTAEEIFADFPEGLDYIITGVGTGGHITACAEVLKPRWPQLKVIAVEPDKSPVIAGGAPSPHRLQGLGAGFIPGNLHTDALDGVIGISEEEAFHFTRRAAKEEGLLVGISSGAALAAVDRKIAELNGQPARILTFSYDTGERYLSIDDLF from the coding sequence TTGAAACTCAATTCCATCCTCGAAGGCATCGGCAACTCTCCTCACCTCCGGATCAACCGGCTCTTCGGCGATCGCGCCGAGGTTTGGACGAAGCTCGAACGGGCAAACCCGGGCGGCAGCATCAAGGACCGGATCGGCCTCGCGATGATCGAGGATGCCGAGCGGAGAGGGATCATCGACAAGGACACGGTCTTGGTGGAGCCGACTTCCGGCAACACCGGCATCGGTCTTGCGCTCGTGGCGGCGGTCAAGGGGTACCAGCTCGTGCTCGTCATGCCGGAATCGATGTCGATCGAGCGCCGCCGCCTGATGGCCGCTTACGGCGCGAAGCTCGATTTGACCCCTCGAGAGAAGGGGATGAAGGGGGCGATCGAGCGTGCGAACCAGTTGGCTGCCGAACTGCCGAAGGCTTGGATTCCGGGCCAGTTCGACAACGAGGCGAATATCGAGGTCCACAAGCGCACCACCGCCGAGGAGATATTCGCCGATTTCCCCGAAGGGCTCGACTATATCATCACGGGAGTCGGAACGGGCGGGCATATCACGGCTTGCGCCGAGGTGCTCAAGCCGCGATGGCCGCAGCTCAAAGTGATCGCCGTCGAACCGGATAAGTCGCCCGTCATCGCGGGCGGAGCCCCGTCGCCCCACCGCTTGCAAGGTCTTGGGGCCGGCTTCATTCCGGGCAACCTGCACACGGATGCGCTCGATGGGGTAATCGGCATCTCCGAGGAAGAGGCGTTCCACTTCACGCGCCGCGCCGCGAAAGAGGAGGGTCTCCTCGTCGGAATCTCCTCCGGCGCCGCCCTCGCCGCCGTCGACCGAAAGATCGCCGAGCTCAACGGCCAACCCGCCCGAATCCTAACCTTCTCTTACGACACCGGCGAACGATACCTGTCGATCGACGACCTTTTCTAA
- a CDS encoding mannose-1-phosphate guanylyltransferase gives MTTIKAQPVPFGLRLENGYAKIAAVELKKARVGVVMAGGSGERFWPLSRPGRPKQLLCLTDPNVTMLEEAVRRVEPLFGVDGTYVATSTPLREAIIDCGVAPESLVLSEPARRNTLGAICWIVANLISRDLGDATVAILTADHLIGSPDTFRECLASAMDIAEREDGIVTLGVPPTRPETGYGYIEEGDHSSSAASNGRVARRAQSFREKPSEATAEEFLSSGRFLWNSGMFFFTVATFLAELIRTQPAAHLALLNMAGALRANDRDAARREFESLPNISVDYAVMERAERMFVLRADFPWDDVGAWDAMARTLPSDERGNVIQGNAVVEDSEDCVVINDEPGITVGVLGLRDLVVVATKDAVLVCPKSQAQRVRTISEAVSKRRTSGA, from the coding sequence ATGACAACGATTAAGGCACAACCGGTCCCGTTTGGCCTGCGACTTGAGAATGGTTATGCCAAGATAGCCGCTGTGGAGCTTAAGAAAGCGCGTGTCGGAGTCGTTATGGCAGGAGGATCCGGCGAGCGGTTCTGGCCGCTTTCCCGCCCCGGCCGTCCCAAACAGCTCCTCTGCCTCACCGATCCCAATGTAACGATGCTGGAGGAGGCGGTGCGCCGCGTCGAGCCGCTTTTCGGCGTTGACGGTACCTATGTGGCCACCTCCACCCCCCTTCGTGAGGCGATCATCGATTGCGGAGTGGCACCGGAGTCATTGGTTTTATCCGAGCCGGCGAGGCGCAACACGCTGGGCGCGATCTGTTGGATCGTGGCCAACCTCATTTCACGAGACCTTGGCGATGCGACCGTGGCGATTCTAACCGCCGACCACCTGATCGGCTCCCCGGATACCTTTCGCGAGTGTCTCGCCTCCGCGATGGATATCGCGGAGAGGGAGGATGGAATCGTCACCCTCGGCGTTCCACCTACTCGGCCGGAAACCGGATACGGATATATCGAGGAAGGAGACCACTCCTCTTCCGCTGCTTCGAATGGCCGGGTCGCTCGGCGAGCGCAGTCTTTCCGCGAAAAGCCGTCCGAGGCAACCGCCGAGGAGTTTCTCAGCTCGGGCCGGTTTTTGTGGAACAGCGGCATGTTCTTCTTCACCGTCGCCACTTTCCTGGCCGAGCTCATCCGAACCCAGCCCGCCGCCCATCTCGCGCTCTTGAATATGGCCGGCGCGCTCCGGGCGAACGATCGAGATGCCGCCCGTCGCGAGTTCGAGTCGCTTCCCAATATATCGGTCGACTACGCAGTGATGGAGCGGGCCGAGCGGATGTTCGTGCTGCGAGCCGATTTCCCCTGGGACGACGTCGGCGCGTGGGATGCGATGGCGCGAACGTTGCCCTCCGACGAGCGTGGCAACGTCATCCAAGGGAATGCGGTGGTGGAGGACAGCGAAGACTGTGTGGTGATCAACGACGAACCCGGAATCACCGTCGGCGTACTTGGATTGCGAGACTTGGTAGTAGTTGCAACCAAGGATGCGGTTCTCGTTTGCCCGAAGAGCCAAGCGCAACGAGTGCGGACGATTTCGGAAGCCGTGTCGAAACGGCGAACCTCTGGCGCCTAG